ACAGGAGTAGAGCTCTCTGTGTGATGGACACTGCCTGGGAACTGCTGACTGCAGCACTGGCACCTTAAACTCCACGTTTTTATCAGCATGGAGTGTGGGATCAAAGCATGTCATCAGATTCAAATCCACTGAGATGGCTTTGCAAgaggcaggaaaacaaaatccagtTTTGAAACTGTCTtctcatgtaattttttttttggtggttttatttccttgtttgtttgttgggttttgttagTTGGTTAGTAACTTGAAATAATCCTAAGTGTAAGGAGTTAAAATGAACTGAAGCACTATTTGCAGAGAACACACCATTCTGTTTGCTGCCCTTTGAGGGAGGGACTTTGCACCCTTCTCATCCATCTCAAATACAGCtacaatttatttctttacaaTTGTTTGCAGTGGTTACAAAATTTGGGCTATTTGCTTTACTGTACAATACCACAAGACAGTTTTGTTCATGGCAGTCTATATTTACACACCTTATGTTTGCTCAGCACTGTAAAGCAACAAGAAAACAAGCAGCTACAGGATTTATGACACTCTCCAGGTGACAAAAGTCAATCAGCTTTTGGCCTGCTGCCATACCAGAACTGGTTATGGCCAGAAAGAGCCACCCCAATGTGAGACTTGTCATCACAGCGTGGTGATTAATGATCCACTTCCATGGGTGGTGCACAGTGAAGACCACAGGAGATGCCAGTGGAAAAACAGAAGAGTGCACAGAAGTTTTAATGTTGGAAAGCATAACAAACTGGATGGACTTTTTTAGTCACTTTGTCTCACTCCTTTTTGATTCATAATACAAGTGCATTATCCAGGCAAATAAATAAGCtccaaaaatgcatttaataaaTCATCATATTCAAAAGAATGATGATGGGAAATCTCTGTCTTTCTCTGTTAACTGGAAATGCCAATACATGACTAATAATGCAACCTGATTCAATGTTATTAAAATAGACAATATGCTTAGTTTTGTTGTCTTCTATGTTATATGATGCagtaaaaaatttttaaaatgtgtgtatATAATCCTCCACCCAAACCCTTTTCAATAAACAAAAACCTTTCCTATAAAACCTTTCTGCAATGAAATAGCCATAGTTTGGGAAGTTAAGAAAAACCAATCTTactaaaacttttaaaaatcatcaaaaatCCTCATAACTTGTCAATTCTATTTAATAAACTGTTGTTGCCCTCTAGTGTTCAAACACAGTTTGTAAAGGCCCCTCTGGAAAGATCCAGACTGGTCAGCTATCAATTAATTCCCTGATAGTTCTTAATCCAACATGTATTCTTCTcagtatctaatctaaaccttctCTCTTTAATTTAAAGCTactcccccttgtcctatcactgcaTGTCCTTATAAAATGCCTCTCTCCAGATGGATACATGACCTGTGCTCTGAGCAACACTGAGATACATCTGCTGGTTTCTCTTGAATATTTTGCTACTGTACTTTAACCATATCAATTAATACCAACCACCTTTTCCTCCAACAAATTATTTATTGCAGCAGAAATGCACAGTGAGCACTCAGGGGTTGTTATCAGCACCTCTCCTGCTGTAAAGacaccagcaacacagaaagtTCCTCATGAAGGTTGCTGTTCTTGTGAGAGAAAATTATGGTAAACCTCAGATCTGCATCTGCATTTTTACAGCTAAGACTAGTATTATCATTCAGTGAAGTAATTTCCCAAAAATGTTCCTCCTTGTTAAGTTCCTTGACAAGAAACCTCTGAAAATAgccattaaaatgaaaaggaaaagaaaatgaagtttaaCAAAGCACAGTCAAAAAACAAGCTAAAAGATAAATTTGAGGTACATTTCTAAATTTGAGGTACATTTCTCCTGTAATTTTGTTCACTTTTAAGAGGTTATCCAGACtgcttttttttaaccattGTCAGACTTAAACAATGTGGCAGACCAgctgtttttatatatataaagcaaTTTGCACCCTCCATAGAGTAAGAATTCAAGTTCTTGACACAAGGAACACTGACTTTTCTTTGATCTCTGAATAACGGAATTTTCAGAGAATTTTCTGCATTTAGTTATTTAGAGCTTTCAGAAAACTTGCCTTGAGGCCATTTTATGGATCACTCCTGCTTCCCACCACACTAAGCTCGACAGATCTAAGAATCTCTTGGATGTGAGTCAAATTTCATATTTTGTAACAGAATTGTTTCCTTGTGTTTGTAAGGCACccttctttctctgctgtgacATTTGCTGCTGATCATGCCACCTGACATGAACACTTTGAAATCCAGCCTTTCATTCTAAAACCAGGTTTAGACTGACTGCATATGAAGGGAAATTTAAATAACATGAACTGGAAGTTGTGTGGCAGTAGATGCTCCCACTTATTCTCCCTGTTGAAGAGTTAGGAAAACATAAAATCATAGcgttgtttaggttggaaaaaaaactcaaatatCAAGATAACTGTTACTAAGCAGCCATGCTTATTACCAGTCACATGAAGGGGATGCTAGAAATGAAGAGGGTGTGCTTTGAGAGCACTCACATTTGCAGTATGTAGTTTTAAGGATACCTGTGATGTATGCAGAAGAAGAACTTTAAAGATATGTATATAACCATAAGCTATATTTAggtaagaaaaattaaattatgccatatgtaatacatttttttcctgtttgtacCTAAAATCATTTGGATGCAAAGCTCTATTACTAAGTATTTCTTTAAAGCAACAAGTAGGGTAAATAGGATTGTACCAGCATTTGGTGCAAATAGCATTGAAAACACCCATGTGCTGCACAGGTACTCAATTTATTAGGTGCACTTCAATTTCACTAATCTTGTCACAGTACAGATTAAGCTCGTGAAATTCCTTTTATGCTTAAATATAAGGTCTTCTTAGCTTAACTTGGATTTAGATGTTTACTCTCAGGATTTAGGAATAAATCAAAAATGACAGACATTACAGTTCAGCACAGACAGAGCATTCCTTCTCACCACCAAACCCATCTCCTGTCTCCTGCTTTCCCATTAGAGCCCCAAAAAGGAATCCATCCTCTTCTGAGATTTCAATATCTATTGTTCCATTTCAGAGTTCTCCTCTCAAAAGTGAGAGGTGCTCTCCACAATTTTATTCCCTCTCCCAGTCAGACATCAGCATAAATTCCATTGATCAAATAATCCAGCCTGGTGTAACGCCTCTTCTGAAGAGATTCATGGATTTTCCTCCCTGTCAGCACAATAACCAGCAACAAGAACATCATCCCAAAAAACAAAGCTGCTACAAggctgcttttttcccccagctgaAAGACACCTTTCCCTCTCAGAACACCTTCTGACAGGGAGCTCTCTGAGTCAGATGGGTCATAACCTTGAAGGTCGTTTTGGGAAGATGCAGGAGAATCGCTGGACAGAATGAAACCTGGAAAAGAGGGCAGGGTCCCATGGCTGGTATCACTGGAGGAGAGAACTGTTGGCTCAGGAGCCATGGCTGGAGTCCTTAGCCCTGATAGGGCAGTGGCAGATCCAGAATTCGTGGTGACCTGCACGGTTgtagaaggaaaagcagaatttgtgGGCTTGGAAAGAGGAACATGATGAGTGGCAGTGATGctggaggcagggacagcaggattagctgcaggaggagaggcagctgtggtggggctggctgtggttGGTTTGGCAGCACCAGGATGCAGAGAGGTTGTAAGAGACTccagctgggcagtgcctgtTGGCAGAGCAGCAAGAGGAGCACTGCTGGTTTCAGGGGCACCTGCCTGAGCAGAGGTGGGGAAGGAAGCAGTGGAGTTTCcaactggagcagcagcaggagtgctGGGTGGCACATTAATTCCCTGCTGCCTTGAGATGGGGTCCAAGCTCTCAGATTCTTTTGCTCTTTGAGGTTCAGGAGAAACTGTATGAAGTTCCATGTTGTCCAAATGCTTGCCTATGTGGTTCAGGAGCTCAGATGCCTGATGAAAGACAGACTGCTCCAAACTGGCAGTGTGATTCTGATGGATGTCCTGACTGTGAGAAATGAAGGTTCCAGCATCCAAAGGCAAAGAATGCTCATCTGAAGAAAAGTTCTCAGTCTTGATGGATTTATcctctgaaaacagaaatactCATATTTAATTATGAAATCTATTTTTGACTAATGTAGGCATACTCTATTTGTATTTCTTAGAAATATTTATGTAAGGGGGCTCTAAAGAGATAATGACTAATGAAACTCCCTTTGTTTAAAATAAGCACAGTGACATTTAAATTCTATGTCATAAAAACTGTCAGCCTCAAGCCTACTCACATAACAGTGTTCTGTGCAGTAATACCATTCAAATAATAACCCTAAAAGCTACCTGATTTTACTGTATTTACCTCAGGTATTTAGGTAGGTATTTACAGGTATAGAAAGTACTTGGCTGAGTAATTGTCAGttcatattatatatataattttataattttatttataaaattatagaaatatatataatatattcatTATAACCATTCAGCTGCTGCACAGAATATTTAAAGGGGAACATGCTCTCAAGTAGTTCTGACTCTCATTCATTCTCTTTTTAATACTGAAACAAAAAGGCTTGTTAAATGCActgaaattgaaataaataaagtatCTTTTCCCCTTTCAGTTTGGTTTTCAGTGTAACCACATACAGATTCTCATATGAAAGAACAAAGTTTGAAACATTTGTTGCTACCGACACTGCTCAGGTGCTACCTTTGAAAACTTACCAGGAACATTAAACAAGCTAGCATAATCTTTCTGCAGTTAAATGCTCACAGAAGATCAAGtctccaaaaagaaaaagaagtgttAAATGCAATCAGATTGTTCACTCAGCATTGCATTACAAAGAAGTGTTAAATGCAATCACATTGTTCACTCAGCATTGCATTACATGCCGAACAAAAGCACAAGCATGATTGcatttcttgtttctttgtttgaaaCCCCTGATGTTCTTCTAGGGGAGAAAGAGCTGGAGAGAAGTTTAATTTTAGTAATAATTTTACAGAAATGCAGTTTGTTTCTTGCACATTGCTTTTGCATGATGCCTGTGAGATTGGGCTTGCACAAAAATACTTGGTAACATTACGAGAGTAATCTTTCTCTATTTCATACTGTTGCCCCTTGCACAGTTCCTCTTGGAAAAGTTCTCTTTTCCAGCAGAAGTTTGGTCTCTCAAGCAGCCATACAGAAACCACCTTGACATTATCAGTTTCTTATCTGAGCTGTTCAAACAGGTCTGGTGCAAGTCAATGTCAATCAACAAGTAGGTcttgctgttaaaaaaaaacagcacaggcCAGAGAGCAAGAAATTCCAGAGTGTGCAGCCCACATGCCATAAAGCTCTAAGTTTAGAAAGTTTGCTTCTGCACTCCAGGTTCCCTAACTGAATGCAGAAAATAatgattatttattatttttattattgccAATTATTCATCAGTGTAGCATGGGTCCTTTAAATACACAGCTGGCTACAAGGGCGTGGTATTTCCATTGGTTTTCGTGATACTTTTCAGTATTATATACAGGAAATTTTCCTTCCTGACTACATCTAGACGGAAGcacttctttttgttttaagcaAGGACAAATTATGAGGATTTCTGAATCTAATGTGAAGGAATATTATAAGAGTTGGGACATTATTCCAAACTGGAAGTGGGGCCCACAAAGGAGCTCACCACACACCTGCCCATCCATCCTCCACAATGAAAaagaacaatatttttaaatcataaTGCTTGGCTTAGAACACTTTGCTAAAAAGATGACTCCCCAAACAGTTCCTGGTCACTACAGAAAGTTCACAGGTGCAAAAGTCATTTTGCAGTGTGGTGTGGGGGCTGATGGCTCTCACTATTATTTACCTGTAGTTATCCTGTAGCTCACAAGTCCTGTTGCAGGTTTCATTGGACAAGCCTCAGTGCTAGGACAGTGAAACAAGTAGCAGTTTGGATATGTACTTGTTCTTGCAGcataaaaaataatcaaattacACTTCTTGTCTCCTGCAAAACAAAGTAAATACCTGTTTCAGCAGTAAGAACTTTTATAGCAGTATGGTAATGCGATCTAGTTTGTTAACTTTTGGTCCTGTGAGTAAGAGGAAAACTACTAACACATAACATtcctacaggaaaaaaaccgCCAAGGACTGCAGAAGAATGGCCCAGGGCCAAAATATGAAAGGTCACACCTTCCTTTTCCCGTACAAATAAAGTTGGGGAAATTATGAGTCTAATCTCTCATCCTCCCCTCACGCATACCACACCGGCACCACTTTATACAACAATTGCTTGCTTACAAATCCTGATAAATCTGAAAATCTCCTTGATATACTCATggggaagaaaattatttaaacatttttattacatCCCAGGAATCGCTTGGCTAGTTTCTGCTTTGGGGGTCACCTTCACCACTGCCATTTCTACTTGCTGCTCTACCTCCTACTGCTCCAAGAGCTTGATTCAAACCAGCTGTCTCACAGGAGGGTGAGCATTCTCATTTTTGGctaaaattaaatacagtgCAAAGTGTCAGGCAGTTTTAGTGCGTTTACTAAACACAGCTTATGCACCTTCGGGGTTCAGGATTTGGGAGGTTTTGACACTGTTTCTGTGATGCAACTATTTTTCTGAACGCTACGCGGTCTTGCCTTATCTACTGGCAAAAGAAGGTAGCAGCCGCCAGCTGGAACTAAGCGCAGCCTGAATGAGAGGGTAAATCCCGTGCTGAATAGGGAGAACGCCACCCCGAGAGCCCAAACTGCAGAATAATCGTCCCAGGCGGTGGCGGAGAAGGAGGCCGGGGTTACCTG
This region of Ammospiza caudacuta isolate bAmmCau1 chromosome 5, bAmmCau1.pri, whole genome shotgun sequence genomic DNA includes:
- the MANSC1 gene encoding MANSC domain-containing protein 1, with product MSRGGSRWPVRLLLTACLMAGPALGQECSAEKMENSIIDIDLSLPRGVRGAEPLRVPGAGACVRACCSEHRLAGDKKCNLIIFYAARTSTYPNCYLFHCPSTEACPMKPATGLVSYRITTEDKSIKTENFSSDEHSLPLDAGTFISHSQDIHQNHTASLEQSVFHQASELLNHIGKHLDNMELHTVSPEPQRAKESESLDPISRQQGINVPPSTPAAAPVGNSTASFPTSAQAGAPETSSAPLAALPTGTAQLESLTTSLHPGAAKPTTASPTTAASPPAANPAVPASSITATHHVPLSKPTNSAFPSTTVQVTTNSGSATALSGLRTPAMAPEPTVLSSSDTSHGTLPSFPGFILSSDSPASSQNDLQGYDPSDSESSLSEGVLRGKGVFQLGEKSSLVAALFFGMMFLLLVIVLTGRKIHESLQKRRYTRLDYLINGIYADV